The following proteins are co-located in the Dyadobacter chenwenxiniae genome:
- a CDS encoding sensor histidine kinase, which translates to MISRLTSKQKWKLAIKLFLMYSPLLFYVNMPQTEHNGASIVYFLPFFILFSLVGLGMYFIWITATDWLQRYLFKRFGLEILLESGWQEIVLTVAISLGLAVLYSLVFQLVMKSVAFLIFPVLQSTNALPKGEPFLPEVMDYVHRANNGFSVAIMLSIFYLIINTRSSQQLKSIQLQTERLEKEAAMSQFEALKNQLSPHFLFNSLSILTSLVHEDADLSEQFVKRLSKAYRYILEQRDMALVSLAVELDFIASYTFLLQMRFEDKFQVVIDVPVDLSAHYCIAPLSLQMLVENAVKHNRMSIQEPLKVRIYLENEYLIVENPIQPRDQPEDSTGVGLHNITNRYSLLTDHKVWYGEQNGSFVVRIPLLT; encoded by the coding sequence ATGATTAGTCGGCTGACTTCGAAGCAGAAATGGAAATTGGCGATCAAGTTGTTTTTGATGTACTCGCCCCTGCTTTTTTATGTGAATATGCCCCAAACGGAGCATAATGGTGCTAGTATCGTTTATTTTCTCCCCTTCTTTATACTTTTCAGCTTAGTCGGCCTGGGGATGTACTTTATATGGATCACCGCCACCGACTGGTTACAAAGATATCTTTTTAAACGCTTTGGGCTGGAAATCCTTTTGGAATCCGGTTGGCAGGAAATTGTACTGACGGTAGCAATTTCATTGGGTCTCGCCGTGCTATATAGTCTTGTTTTTCAATTGGTTATGAAATCAGTGGCTTTCCTGATTTTTCCTGTATTACAAAGTACTAACGCATTACCGAAAGGGGAACCCTTCTTACCGGAAGTGATGGATTATGTCCACCGGGCAAACAATGGATTTTCGGTGGCGATCATGCTGTCGATATTCTACCTGATCATCAATACCAGGTCTTCCCAGCAATTGAAAAGTATCCAGCTTCAAACAGAACGCCTCGAAAAAGAGGCGGCGATGAGCCAGTTTGAAGCATTGAAAAATCAGCTGAGCCCCCATTTTCTGTTCAATAGCCTGAGTATTCTTACCTCACTCGTCCATGAAGATGCGGACCTTTCCGAGCAGTTTGTCAAGCGGCTTTCCAAGGCTTACCGCTACATTTTAGAGCAGCGGGACATGGCATTGGTTTCCCTGGCTGTGGAGCTGGACTTTATAGCGTCTTATACTTTTCTTCTGCAAATGCGTTTTGAAGACAAATTCCAGGTCGTTATCGACGTGCCCGTAGACCTTTCGGCCCACTATTGCATTGCCCCGCTTTCCTTGCAAATGCTGGTTGAAAATGCAGTGAAACACAACCGGATGTCGATCCAGGAACCATTAAAAGTCCGGATTTATCTGGAAAATGAATATTTGATTGTAGAAAATCCAATCCAGCCGCGCGATCAGCCGGAGGACTCAACGGGCGTGGGCCTGCACAATATTACCAATCGTTACTCGCTGCTGACCGATCATAAAGTCTGGTATGGTGAGCAAAATGGATCATTTGTTGTCCGAATCCCCCTTTTAACATGA
- a CDS encoding LytR/AlgR family response regulator transcription factor, producing MNVVIIEDEARTARQLERMLRKYDPNIKLSATLPSVKEAVSWFNESPLPDLVFMDIHLEDGLAFRIFEQISLTVPIVFTTAYDEYMLKAFKVNSIDYLLKPVDYDELAASIEKFRNLRPEQPNMNSLFRLIEARQSASYRERFMITIGHKIWSIDVSNVAYFFSEEKATTLVTIDDKHYPVEYSLDQLLTMVDPNHFFRINRQFLVSRRAIQHIHVYSVGRLKVDLIQSPKQDVFVSMSRLSEFKDWLGR from the coding sequence ATGAATGTAGTAATCATCGAAGACGAAGCCCGCACCGCGCGGCAATTGGAGCGGATGCTGAGAAAATATGATCCGAACATAAAGCTTTCTGCTACATTGCCTTCTGTAAAAGAGGCAGTTAGCTGGTTTAATGAGAGCCCGCTGCCCGACCTGGTTTTCATGGATATCCATCTGGAAGACGGGCTGGCTTTTCGGATTTTTGAACAAATTTCACTGACTGTCCCCATCGTCTTCACAACGGCGTATGATGAATATATGCTGAAAGCATTTAAGGTCAACAGCATTGATTACCTTTTGAAGCCGGTCGATTATGATGAGCTGGCGGCATCCATTGAAAAATTCAGAAACCTCCGGCCTGAGCAGCCCAACATGAATTCTCTTTTCCGCCTGATTGAAGCCCGCCAGTCTGCCAGTTACCGCGAACGCTTTATGATCACCATCGGGCACAAGATATGGAGCATTGATGTTTCGAATGTCGCGTATTTTTTCTCCGAGGAAAAAGCGACCACGCTTGTCACCATTGATGACAAACATTATCCGGTGGAATACAGCCTCGACCAGCTGCTTACTATGGTTGACCCAAACCATTTTTTCAGGATAAACCGGCAATTTTTAGTGTCGAGACGAGCCATACAGCACATTCATGTGTATTCAGTAGGCAGACTAAAAGTGGATTTAATTCAGTCTCCTAAACAGGATGTTTTTGTGAGCATGAGCAGGCTTTCCGAGTTTAAGGACTGGCTTGGCCGCTGA
- a CDS encoding efflux RND transporter periplasmic adaptor subunit, with amino-acid sequence MVLKEHAQVLSVIFVTLCLLSACGNNEKKTGMPGPGSGPPSSGMPGMPESPKTYSVLTLEPRQVTLYDEYPATMQGKENVEIRPKVDGYVEAIYVDEGASVTKGQRLFRINAPQYSEDVRTAEAQIVTARSEVDAAQMAVNKVRPLVEKDIISKYELESAEYTLKSKQATLVQAQSSLANAKTNLGYTVLTSPVNGVVGTIPYKIGSLVSSTTTEPLTTVSNISSMYAYFSLNEKQLLSLIREVPGKTFQDKLSKIPEVSLLLSDGSAYQQKGRVKTSTGQISTETGSMQLRATFTNPQALLRSGNSGKVRIPKTIDSAMVVPQSATYELQGKRFIYTVGADSVAHNTEIDASPTSDGKYFVVERGVGAGAQVVLDGVTNLKDGAKIVSKKVQPSTIYDQP; translated from the coding sequence ATGGTATTAAAAGAACATGCTCAGGTCCTGAGCGTAATTTTTGTAACCCTATGCTTATTAAGTGCCTGTGGAAACAATGAAAAGAAAACAGGCATGCCCGGACCAGGTTCCGGCCCTCCCTCATCTGGAATGCCCGGAATGCCTGAGTCTCCCAAAACGTATTCCGTTTTAACCCTGGAACCCCGGCAGGTCACGTTATATGACGAATACCCCGCAACCATGCAGGGGAAAGAAAATGTCGAAATCAGGCCAAAAGTGGATGGCTACGTGGAAGCGATTTATGTAGACGAAGGGGCCTCCGTTACCAAGGGACAGCGTTTATTCCGGATCAATGCGCCCCAATATTCAGAAGATGTCCGCACTGCCGAAGCACAAATCGTAACGGCCCGCTCAGAAGTGGATGCAGCGCAGATGGCCGTCAACAAAGTACGGCCATTGGTTGAAAAGGACATTATCAGCAAATATGAACTGGAGTCGGCTGAATACACGCTGAAATCCAAACAGGCCACCCTCGTACAGGCTCAAAGCAGCCTGGCGAATGCAAAAACAAACTTAGGATACACGGTGCTGACAAGTCCGGTGAATGGCGTTGTCGGAACCATACCTTATAAAATCGGAAGCCTGGTAAGCAGCACGACCACCGAGCCACTGACAACGGTCTCCAATATCAGTTCGATGTATGCTTATTTTTCATTGAATGAAAAGCAGCTGCTTAGCCTGATACGCGAAGTCCCTGGCAAAACGTTTCAGGACAAACTTTCAAAGATCCCGGAGGTTTCTCTACTATTGTCTGATGGATCGGCTTACCAGCAAAAAGGTCGGGTTAAAACCAGTACGGGCCAGATCAGTACCGAAACCGGCTCCATGCAGCTACGTGCCACATTTACTAATCCGCAAGCCTTGTTGCGTTCCGGCAACAGCGGGAAGGTACGAATTCCAAAAACGATTGATTCTGCCATGGTGGTGCCACAGAGCGCGACCTACGAACTGCAAGGTAAACGGTTCATTTACACGGTCGGTGCAGACAGCGTCGCCCACAATACCGAGATCGACGCCTCGCCTACGTCCGACGGTAAATATTTCGTAGTGGAGCGGGGTGTCGGTGCCGGGGCCCAGGTTGTTCTGGACGGAGTCACCAATTTGAAAGACGGGGCTAAAATCGTTTCGAAGAAAGTGCAGCCTTCCACTATCTATGATCAGCCTTAA
- a CDS encoding RagB/SusD family nutrient uptake outer membrane protein produces the protein MKIFQKLMLFVVLTAMASCSEDFVNVVNPGALAPSQYPASVSDLEQLLTGVYATQHASGLYGHTMLAKNLFLWDHTTDLSWQGTPTWIQMGQNNSQPNDSFLYDTWRELWRGVQRSNALLAGIETYRQKAPQDGAAIDQIKGQALFLRAWYYFYLTSIWGEGFNAGTEGGKMGVPIITEVAIGLDQTQVPRKTVKESWDFIISDLKTAETLLAGVNWTGATDKYKVSGWAVKGFLGKIYAYQADWANAKTYLADVITKSGKSLTTFDVYKDMFNGKNEFTSESLFELNLNVDMTSRGGDDQSMGSSLGMVIAPTYVADNGGQAASAWSNVFPHAKNIARFGFAEGHYFKPGTTSANIANVDPAYITRSLDARKKQTVDPRLWVACYQPYVDSMIVSGKKRPISHYLDVSETDMEAWSFRKFTNPLGTEAEINMANGANIPWLRLADIYLLYAETLSHSGDNAMALEYINKVKRRAYGLPVNAPSGIDYKSLTGLTKASDAVLKNDPLKYERWAELFGEGHWWLDVRRWQIGDKEAAYYQRIRGGTIQWEATDYAQPIPINEVTANVNMKQNAGY, from the coding sequence ATGAAAATATTCCAAAAACTAATGCTGTTTGTCGTTCTTACGGCAATGGCCTCCTGCAGCGAAGACTTTGTAAATGTTGTTAATCCGGGCGCGCTCGCTCCTTCACAATATCCGGCGTCGGTTTCCGATCTGGAACAGTTGCTGACGGGCGTTTATGCAACACAACACGCCAGTGGCCTTTACGGGCACACAATGTTGGCCAAAAACCTGTTTTTGTGGGATCACACCACCGATCTGAGCTGGCAGGGAACGCCTACCTGGATCCAGATGGGACAGAACAATTCCCAGCCTAACGACAGCTTCCTTTACGACACCTGGCGTGAATTATGGCGCGGCGTGCAACGTTCCAATGCATTGCTTGCCGGCATCGAAACTTACCGCCAGAAAGCGCCGCAGGATGGCGCCGCGATCGACCAGATCAAGGGCCAGGCTTTGTTTTTGCGCGCCTGGTATTATTTCTATCTGACCTCTATTTGGGGAGAAGGCTTTAATGCAGGCACGGAAGGCGGTAAGATGGGCGTTCCGATCATTACCGAAGTGGCAATTGGTCTGGACCAGACGCAGGTTCCGCGCAAAACCGTAAAGGAGAGCTGGGACTTCATTATAAGTGATCTGAAAACGGCTGAAACATTGCTTGCTGGTGTGAACTGGACGGGCGCAACAGATAAATACAAGGTCTCAGGTTGGGCTGTTAAGGGATTTTTAGGTAAAATTTACGCTTATCAGGCCGACTGGGCAAATGCTAAAACTTACCTGGCGGATGTGATTACCAAGAGTGGCAAGTCGCTGACAACATTCGATGTGTATAAGGATATGTTCAATGGCAAGAACGAGTTTACCTCCGAATCGCTTTTTGAACTAAACCTGAATGTGGACATGACCTCACGTGGCGGGGATGATCAGTCGATGGGATCGAGCCTGGGCATGGTGATCGCACCGACTTATGTGGCTGATAACGGCGGACAAGCCGCTTCGGCCTGGTCGAATGTGTTTCCTCATGCGAAAAACATTGCGCGTTTCGGCTTTGCGGAGGGGCATTATTTCAAACCGGGAACGACCAGTGCGAACATCGCCAATGTTGATCCGGCATACATTACCCGTTCGCTGGATGCACGCAAAAAGCAAACGGTGGATCCGCGGCTTTGGGTTGCCTGTTACCAGCCATATGTTGATTCGATGATCGTGAGTGGTAAAAAGCGTCCGATTTCACATTATCTGGATGTTAGCGAGACGGATATGGAGGCATGGAGTTTCCGTAAATTTACCAATCCGCTTGGCACGGAAGCGGAGATTAACATGGCTAATGGTGCCAATATTCCGTGGCTGCGGCTGGCCGATATTTACTTGCTATATGCCGAAACATTGAGCCATTCAGGGGACAATGCGATGGCTTTGGAATACATTAACAAGGTGAAACGAAGGGCATATGGTTTGCCTGTCAATGCACCCTCGGGGATTGACTATAAAAGTCTGACCGGACTAACCAAAGCCAGCGATGCAGTCCTGAAAAACGATCCGCTTAAATACGAGCGCTGGGCTGAGCTTTTCGGTGAAGGCCATTGGTGGCTGGATGTGCGAAGGTGGCAGATTGGCGACAAGGAAGCCGCTTACTATCAGCGTATTCGCGGCGGGACCATTCAGTGGGAAGCCACCGATTATGCCCAGCCGATCCCGATCAACGAGGTTACAGCTAATGTGAATATGAAGCAGAACGCAGGGTATTAA